The Streptomyces sp. 11x1 genomic sequence CGCACCCAGGGCACCGGACCTGGTCGACCGCGACTTCGTCGCCGACGCACCGAACCGCTGCTGGGTCGCAGACTTCACCCACGTGGCGACCTGGACCGGCGTCGTCTACGTCGCCTTCGTCGTGGACACCTTCTCGCGCCGCATCGTCGGCTGGTCGGCCGCCACCACGAAGGAGACCCGGCTCGTCCTGGACGCGCTGGAGATGGCCTTGTGGCAACGCGACCGCGACCAACGCCCCCACATTCGAGGCGAGTTGATACATCACTCGGACGCCGGGTCGCAATACACGTCGTTCAAGCTGGCCGACCATCTGGATGCCGCCGGCATCGCGGCGAGCATCGGCTCGGTCGGGGACGCCCTGGACAACGCCCTGATGGAATCGACGATCGGGCTCTACAAACAATGCCGCGGAGTTAAGCCGTCCCGCATCACGTCAAGTTGATCAGCTTCCGGTCCAAGGCGACCATGAAGAACGGGACTTCTGCTACAGAGGTGAAGCCGACCAAGGTCTTCACTACTCCGAGCGGAGGTCCCGTTGCCCGACCAGTCTGCCACCACGACGGTGACTCGCAGCATCACCGTCGCCTCGGGCCTCTTCGCGCCCGGACATCTGGGGGAGCTCACGCAGCTTCTTCCCTTCGAACTGATCGACGACGTGCTGGAACACACCAGGGCGGTGCAGCGCAGGTTGCGCCTCATCCCCTCCCGCGTGGGGGTGTACTTCGTCCTGGCGATGTGCCTCTTCCCGGAAGCCGGATACCTGCGCGTCTGGAGCAGCCTGACTGCCGGGGTGCGTACCCTGGCCTCGAAGGTCCCTTCGGAGAAGGCACTTCGCGAGGTACGCCGCCGTCTGGGGACGGCTCCGTTCCAGGAGCTGTTCGAGACGGTGGCCGGCCCGCTCGCCCGCCCTTCGATGCCCGGAGTGAGTTACCGGCGATGGCGCACGGTCGCCTTCGACGGATGCAGCTCGCTGCAGGCTTCCGACACCGTCCGGGTCCGTGGGGTGCTGGGAAAGACCCGCCGCCACCGAGGTGTGGAGGGGTACCCGCACGTCCGACTGATGGCTCTGTGCGAGACCGGCACCCGCGGTCTACTTGGGGCCGTGTTCGGGCCGACGAGCACGGGTGAACCCGGATACGCCAGACGTCTGCTGCCACTGCTGGACGCAAGCATGCTGTTGCTCACCGACCGGAACTTCTCCGGCGACGAGTTCCTGAACGAGGCCGCCGACACCGGCGCCCAGCTCCTGGCACGGCTCACCTACCGCCGTCGTCCGGCTGTGATCTCCGTACTGCCGGACGGTTCCTACCTGACCCGACTGCGCGGCCGCACCTTCCGGATCATCGAGGCCGAGGTGACGGCGAACTGCGCCGACGGGAGCCGCGCCACGGACCGATACCGCCTGGCGACGACGCTCCTGGACCACCGGACCGATCCGGCCGACCGGCTGGTCGCGCTCTACCACGAGCGATGGGAGATCGAACTGTCCTTCCTTGCGCTCAAGGACACGCTGTTTGCCGGCCGGGTTCTGCGCTCGGGCGACCCGGTGGGCTTGCAGCAGGAGCTGTGGGCTCTGCTGGTCGTCTACCAGAGCCTTCGTCGTGCCATGGTGGACGCCGTCGAGTTCCGGCCGGGCACAGACCCAGACCGCGCCAGCTTCACCGTTGCCCTCCGCGCGGCGGCAGAACAGGTGATCACCGCGCGGGCGGTTCTCGAACCCGCCGACGGAAACGGCGGCATCGCGCAGGCCGTACTCGATGCTCTGCTGCCGCCGCGTCGGGCACGCACCAGCGCCCGGCTCGTAAAATGCCCGATCTCGCAGTACACCGTGGTCTCCCAGGAACGTCCCAGGAAGAGCCAGCTGATCACTTCCATGCACATTGCCGTCCACCGGCGTGACAAGACCGAGCCCGATGACCTGGGCTTCAGGGAGCGCACCCTCCGTCTCCTGCGCACTGATCCAGGACGAGCGTGGCGCACTGTCGAGATCAGCAAGGCCCTCGGCATCACGGTGAGGGCGAAGTACCGCAGTCTGTGCACGCAGATCAACCAGTGGGCCGAGCAGACCATGCTGATCCGGGAAGGACGAGGGAGATACCGGATCGCCCCCGAATGGCTCGCCCCTGCTGACTGAAACTGATCAACTTGACGTGATGCGGGACGGCTTAACTCCGCGGCATTGGCTCTACAAAACCGAGTTGATCAAGCCCCAGCGGCCGTGGCGAACGCTCTCCCAGGTCGAGCTCGCCACCGCCGAGTGGGTCGACTGGTACAACCACAGTCGACTCCACGGTGAGATAGGGCACATCCCGCCCGTCGAGTACGAAGCAAACCACTACCTCAGCACCACGAAACCCCAGGTCACGCCCAACATCTGAGCTCTCTACGGAACCCGGAACGGTTCAGGAGCGGGTCACCCGGATCCCATCCACGCTGCAAGCGCTGAGTGACGGTCGCTTCAGCAGCCCGCGCAGCGGGAAGCCCGGTGGAAGGGGTGCCGCCCGGCCAGGGCCGGGGAAGAGGCATGGGCGGTCGTCACTGGGGCTGTTCCTCCAGGTGCAGCGGCAAGAAGGCGGCGGTCTCGGTGCTCTGACGGGTGGCGGCTTCGATGGCGGCCGGGCCGAACCGGGGCAGGATGTCCTCGTCCAGGCGGGCCGTGTACGGACCGAAGATCCGCAGGAACTGCGCGGTGGTCATCTGCTGGGCCTGCCGGGAGAAGTACTCCTTGAACCTGCGCAGGTCGGGCAGGTGCCGGGGCGCGAACGCGGCGAGCGGACACAGCAGACACACCCACGCCCGAGCCGGACACAAGGTTCCCTCCGGGGCGTGCGGGCCGTTGAGCGGGCTGGCGCACGCGGCGACGAACATGTCCTGCTCACCGGAGAGCAGAGCCTTGATGGTCGCTGCGTCCAGACCGGCGTCCTCGACCAGGCGCGGGAAGTCCGCAGCGAACACGGCAGCGTCCTCACCATTGATCACGACCGGCGGGGCGGCCTTGCGGCGCACATCGCCCTGGGCTTGCTCGATGACGCCCTCAAGCGCGTCCAGCTGGGCCGGCGTGTGAGAGCTGAGGTAGTGATCACCCTCGACGCGGGCGCTGTGGTTGGGGTCGATCGTCGTGCGGCCGCGCCGGTGGTGGTAGGTGGCCCTGACCCGGCCGCCGTGCACCGGAAGAAGCTGCCCGTCGTCGCCGAGCACGCCCGAGAACTCCATCCAGGCCCGGCGCTGGCGCTGGCCGCGGGGGCGGTCGAAGATCCTGCCCTGCCCTCTTCCGAGTCCGTCATGGCCCACATAGATCCATAGACGACCAGCCAAATCCCCGGCGTGCTCTCGCAGTTGGGCCGAGTGCTCCAGCCAGCGGTCCAGCAGCCGCACGGCATCACGGGGCAGGTTGAGCGCCTCGTCCCCGGTGCGGCCCTTGCGGTAGGAGAGCAGGACAGTGTTCGCCGAAGTCCGGGTGATGTTGTCGAGTCGCAGGGCGTCGATGCCGTCAGGGACGGTGCCCGTGCGCATCGCGAACAGCGTGAGGTAGGCGAACGCCGTCTCCGAGGCCGGGAACAGCGTGGCTTCGACTGCCGTGAGCTGGGCCCGGTCAACACCGGCGCCTCTGCTGAACCGCTCGACGTCCCTTCTCGCCTCCGCAGGGCCCGCGTGAAGCCAGAGCCAGGCGAGGTTGTCGAAGGCGACGCCGTGGACGGACGGATCGGCGCCCCGGCCGGCTGCCTCCAACACCTGACGGTGTGTGCGGCGGGCCGCCGCGATCCGATCGGTGCAGGAGGCTTCAAGCCTCCGCCATTCACCGTCGCTGTAGGGCTGGTTGGGTCGGCTCTTCTCCACCTTGTTGATCCGCCGCCCGGCCAGGTGACGGGAGATGCCCGGGTCCAGTCCTCCGGCTATCTCCTGGAAGGCGTTCAGCACCACACGGATGCGCCGTTCGCGATGGTAGTCGCAGGTCAGCCAGTACTGCACCAGTGTGGCCGGGGTCAGATCGGCAAGACCGCCCGTGACTCCCCAGGCGTCGAGGTCGCGTGCCGTCCGGCGCATCGTCGTCATGTACTGCCGTGCCACCGAACGGGTCCGGATCGGCCCGTGCGGATGCGTGGCCGCCACCAGCCCCACGGCCAGGTCCGCGGTCAGCTGCTGATTCGGCAGATCGTGCAGGACACCGTGGTGGATGACGCCCTCCGGCAGCGTGAACAGCACCGCCAGGGGCTGCTGGACCTCGGCAGGCATCAGACCTCGCCCTCGAACTCGGCGGCCGCGTCGGCATCCACGGCCAAGGCTCCTCCGGCGGTCGCGTAGGCGTCCCGGTAGATCCGCTGGGTGTCGAGGAAATGTAACGGTGGAGTCGGGTATTGGAAGTGTCCGAATGCCTGGCGGATCACGTGTTGCGGAGCTCGATTCGTGCCTCTCCCGGGGCTCTGGCGAGGATCTCGTCGACGGTCTGGGTGGGGGTCTGTTCGGAGGTGTCGATCCAGAGTCCGCGGCGAGGTGTCTCCTGCCGCAGAGCGTGATCGAGGGGGCCGATGGTCCACGCGTCGTAGGCGGTCTTGGATCTGGCGGTGTCGCGTGCGGCGATGGCGTCCGGGTGTGGGGTGAGGGCGATCACGTGGAGAGGGCGGCTGCGGATCTGCGCGATCATCCTGGCAAGGTGTTCTCCGAGGATGACGTCCTGGGCGACCACGGTGAAGCCGGTCTCGAAGTAGCTGTCGATGGTCTGTGCGGTCAGCTGATGACGCAGCCGGAGTTGTCGTACTGCTTCCTCGGACGGGTCGGCAGTCATCTCGGCTCGGCCGTTGATCACCATGCGCCGGAACAGATCTCCGCGCACGTGCACTGACCTCGGGAGCCGCTCGGCCAGCAGTTGGGCGATCGTCGATTTGCCCGCCGCGGGGATTCCGGTGATGAGGTAGATCTCCTGGCTCGTGGTCGGTCCGGTAGCCGTGGGCTGCTTGCGGTTCGCAGGTTGGTCGGTAGTGGTCGGGATCATGGGGCCGGATGCTCCTTGGTTCGTTGGCTCACATCAGCGGCGTAGGCAGCCCAGTCTCCGGCGGCGGCTCGCTGCCATTTGACGGCGACGGTGATGTCGATGCCGAGGGTGCGGGCGAGGACCGCGGCGGGCAGCTCGGTGGCGAGCTGGAAGAGTGCGGTCGAGCGGGCTTCCGCCAGCCGGATGCCGAGTTTGCGGAGTCGTTCGCCCATGGCCCAGGCGCTGATCGGGCGGCCGGGCTGGCCTCCGGGGAAGAGCCAGGGTGAGTCTGTTCGGGCGAGGACGGCATGGCTGTGGCGGACCGCGACTTGTTGGAGGGCGAGTTCAGCAACGGGTGCCGGAAGTTCGACCGGGACGGCGCCGAGGCGGATGCGGACGGCTGCGTCGGTCTCCTCGATGTGGTCGACGGTGAGCCGGGAGATCGCCGCGGGCCACTGGGCATAGAGGAGCAACAGCAGGCCGGCGAGGCGGTCTTCGGGCTTGAGGGTGTCGTCGTGCAGCAGGCGTCGGGCGGTGGCCCAGCGGGCTTCGTTGTCCATCGCCTGGGAGGGGCCGTTCCATCGCTCGGCCGGGAAGCTGAGATCCCGGGCGATCTTCTGGGCGAGGGCCCAGCGCACGAAGTGGCCTGCCTCCTGGCGAAGGCGGACGTCGTCGCTGGTCATCCAGCGTTCGAGGTCGGTCTGTCGGCAGGCGGCAAGGGTCAGGTTCTGGTCCTCGAGCCAGTTCAGGAGATAGACGGCCGCCCGCAGATGTTGTCGCGCGACCGTGAGCTGATAGTGCGTGATCTCTTTTCCGCGGCTGCGACGGCGAAGCCGGCGCAGGAGGTGCCACGTCGCGTACCGGTGCAGGACTTTCCGTCCCTCGGCCGTCGTATGGGAGGCGACGAGGTTCTTCACGTGCCGTTCGAGACGGACCATTTGCTCGTCCCGACTGGGTAGGACGCCGGTGGCGACGAGAACACTGCGGATGTGTTCGACGACCTTGTCTTCAGGCAGTTCGTCCAGGGCCTCGTGGGTGAGGGGACGGCGGCCGGAGCCGAGATCGGACAGGACCGTGGAGACAATGCCCTTGGAAAGCCAGCGCATCGCGGTGCCGGCCCGTTCAGCGCTGGCCAGGGCGTCGTGGAGGGGCTGCAGCTTCGGGGGTATAGAGCCGGTGCCGTCGCTGAGGATCTCGTGGAGCCGATGCTTGAGTGTGCAGCGAGGGCACGGACCCGGCGCGTGCAGCCGCTCGGCTTGTTTGCAGGTCGGACATGGACGCCAGAGTTCAGCGTCCGGTGTGGTGCAGGGGCCGCAGATGGGGGCGTCGGCGGTGCCGGAGTGAATGCCACGCATTCGTCCGCAGACAGTGCAGTGAGCTTGGCGCCTGTCACAGCCGCCGCAGCGGGGCAGGCCGGTGAGCTTCGAGAGCATGCAGGGTGCGGTGCGGCCGCAGATCGAGCAGAGCAGTTCGGGCAAGGGACGGCAGTTCGGACAGATCGGCCCGTTTGCGGTGCGGGAGTTGACCATGCGTGACTCGCCGCAGACGATGCAGGTCTCCAGGTTCGCCGGGTCCCTGACCAGGCAGCTCGGACACAGCGGGCGCCCCTCGGCGTCGCGGGTGGCCGGCTCGCGCCGGGCACCACAGCGTACGCATTCTTCGAAGCGGGACTTGGCGATGCAGTTGCGGCAGACCCGCTGCCCGTCCAGCGGCTTGTCGATGTGGACCACCCGGCGGCAGCGAGGGCAGGCGGGCCGGACGATCCCGGCGACACCAGCCTCGTGCAGCAGGTCAATGAACTTCAGGATGGCGCGCTGCGGTGCAAGATGTCCCTCCCCGGTCAGCAGGCGCGGGTTGTCCTCCAGGGCCCAGACCACTCGCTGGCGATAGTGGGGACGGTGGGGTGCCGTCCGGCGGAGGGCCTCGGCGACCGCGTCACGGTCGGCGCCCGGGGCGATCGTGGTGATCAGTTCGTGGACGACGGTGACGGGATCACGGTCGTCGTGGTCGGGACACATCGAGCAGCGGGGCAGGCCCTTGCGGTCCCGGAAGCCGACGCGTCGGATGTTGCCGCAGGTGGTGCACTCGGCCCTCTCCTGACCGCAGACTGAGCAGTACCAGTCCTGGCCCTTGCGGTGCAGGGTTCGCAGCTTCTTGCCGCACTCGGCGCAGACCGGCGGTGCGATCGCCGATGCCCCGGCCTTGCGGAGCTCGATGAGCAGATCGCCGACGGCCCGGGGCGCCGGAGAGCGGCCGTCGGTCAGGACGGCAGGCCGTATCGCCAGGTTCTTGGCCACGTTCCGCGACTTCGCGCGGCCGCCCGCGACCGAGGTGACCACGGTCCGGATGGTCTCGCTGTCGAGATCGTTCTCGACGTCGGCGACGAGGTCGGTGATCAGGCCGATCGGGTCGGTGACGGCGCGATCGAGCTGGTCCGCTGTGGTCATGACCGGTCAACGCCCCTGATCCGGGCCCGCTTTGGCCGCAGCCCGCCAAGTCCCTCCGTATTGGGTGCCGAGCCGCCGGAGGCTGCCTTCTTCGGCTTCTTCACGGCGCCCGCCGCCGCGATGGGCTCGATGAGGTCGTCCATGGTGCAGTCGAGGATGTCGAGCAGGGCCATGAGGATCTTCAGGCTCAGTCGCTCCGGTCGCTCGACGACGAGCCGGTAGACCTGGCTCGACGACAGGCTGATAGCGCGTTCGGCGAGCGGAGGGATGAGGTCGGTGGTAGAGAACATCCCGCGGTCCGCCATGACTTTGCGCAGGTGCCAGTGGTAATCGAGCTTGGCGGCCATCGCCGGGATCCCTCCTGTCAGGCCCCGGCGAACGCCGGAGCCAGTGCCTTGTGCAGGGAAGTGTTCATGAAGTCGTCGCTGACGTGCGTGTAGATGGCCAGGGAGCTGTCGCACTCATGGCCGACCTGCTGCTGGATGAACCGGCGGTCGACTCCGTCCTCGGTCAGATGCGTGACGTAAGAATGCCGGATTGAGTGGGGAGTTAGATCTTTTGGGATCTTTAGGGCGTCCCGGTATGCCTCGAACCGGTCGTTGATGGAGCCGGGCTGGAGACGGCCCCC encodes the following:
- a CDS encoding IS3 family transposase; its protein translation is MDEHKGRFGGVEPICRVLTDHDCKIAPSTYYAHRKRQDAPAARTVRDTELKPLIKEAYDTNYRVYGARKIWRHLNRQGHSVARCTVERLMRELGITGAVRGKKVITTIPDPIAPRAPDLVDRDFVADAPNRCWVADFTHVATWTGVVYVAFVVDTFSRRIVGWSAATTKETRLVLDALEMALWQRDRDQRPHIRGELIHHSDAGSQYTSFKLADHLDAAGIAASIGSVGDALDNALMESTIGLYKQCRGVKPSRITSS
- a CDS encoding IS4 family transposase, which gives rise to MPDQSATTTVTRSITVASGLFAPGHLGELTQLLPFELIDDVLEHTRAVQRRLRLIPSRVGVYFVLAMCLFPEAGYLRVWSSLTAGVRTLASKVPSEKALREVRRRLGTAPFQELFETVAGPLARPSMPGVSYRRWRTVAFDGCSSLQASDTVRVRGVLGKTRRHRGVEGYPHVRLMALCETGTRGLLGAVFGPTSTGEPGYARRLLPLLDASMLLLTDRNFSGDEFLNEAADTGAQLLARLTYRRRPAVISVLPDGSYLTRLRGRTFRIIEAEVTANCADGSRATDRYRLATTLLDHRTDPADRLVALYHERWEIELSFLALKDTLFAGRVLRSGDPVGLQQELWALLVVYQSLRRAMVDAVEFRPGTDPDRASFTVALRAAAEQVITARAVLEPADGNGGIAQAVLDALLPPRRARTSARLVKCPISQYTVVSQERPRKSQLITSMHIAVHRRDKTEPDDLGFRERTLRLLRTDPGRAWRTVEISKALGITVRAKYRSLCTQINQWAEQTMLIREGRGRYRIAPEWLAPAD
- a CDS encoding AAA family ATPase, whose product is MIPTTTDQPANRKQPTATGPTTSQEIYLITGIPAAGKSTIAQLLAERLPRSVHVRGDLFRRMVINGRAEMTADPSEEAVRQLRLRHQLTAQTIDSYFETGFTVVAQDVILGEHLARMIAQIRSRPLHVIALTPHPDAIAARDTARSKTAYDAWTIGPLDHALRQETPRRGLWIDTSEQTPTQTVDEILARAPGEARIELRNT
- a CDS encoding site-specific integrase produces the protein MTTADQLDRAVTDPIGLITDLVADVENDLDSETIRTVVTSVAGGRAKSRNVAKNLAIRPAVLTDGRSPAPRAVGDLLIELRKAGASAIAPPVCAECGKKLRTLHRKGQDWYCSVCGQERAECTTCGNIRRVGFRDRKGLPRCSMCPDHDDRDPVTVVHELITTIAPGADRDAVAEALRRTAPHRPHYRQRVVWALEDNPRLLTGEGHLAPQRAILKFIDLLHEAGVAGIVRPACPRCRRVVHIDKPLDGQRVCRNCIAKSRFEECVRCGARREPATRDAEGRPLCPSCLVRDPANLETCIVCGESRMVNSRTANGPICPNCRPLPELLCSICGRTAPCMLSKLTGLPRCGGCDRRQAHCTVCGRMRGIHSGTADAPICGPCTTPDAELWRPCPTCKQAERLHAPGPCPRCTLKHRLHEILSDGTGSIPPKLQPLHDALASAERAGTAMRWLSKGIVSTVLSDLGSGRRPLTHEALDELPEDKVVEHIRSVLVATGVLPSRDEQMVRLERHVKNLVASHTTAEGRKVLHRYATWHLLRRLRRRSRGKEITHYQLTVARQHLRAAVYLLNWLEDQNLTLAACRQTDLERWMTSDDVRLRQEAGHFVRWALAQKIARDLSFPAERWNGPSQAMDNEARWATARRLLHDDTLKPEDRLAGLLLLLYAQWPAAISRLTVDHIEETDAAVRIRLGAVPVELPAPVAELALQQVAVRHSHAVLARTDSPWLFPGGQPGRPISAWAMGERLRKLGIRLAEARSTALFQLATELPAAVLARTLGIDITVAVKWQRAAAGDWAAYAADVSQRTKEHPAP
- a CDS encoding helix-turn-helix transcriptional regulator, which codes for MAAKLDYHWHLRKVMADRGMFSTTDLIPPLAERAISLSSSQVYRLVVERPERLSLKILMALLDILDCTMDDLIEPIAAAGAVKKPKKAASGGSAPNTEGLGGLRPKRARIRGVDRS